From Daphnia magna isolate NIES linkage group LG2, ASM2063170v1.1, whole genome shotgun sequence:
TGCAACACCTGCATTAGGTAGGTATTTCAGCCATTTGCTTGTTCCCACTGAGTTCCATAATTTTAAGTTCATTTAGTTACACACATTGCCACTTTCCTATTttggcctctttttttttgcattgtcCTTAAGAGTTGGTGGCATGACCGGCAACAGTCTAGTTGCAGTTCACGCATGTAACCACTGGCCACTATGTCAAGCATCGCGACTCTCTTAAGCAACAACTAAGGGATCCAAACATTCGACATTAGGCATTTGTTGGACTCTGGATATGTTAGGCTGTCCACGTAAACAGTTCGCTTCTTTGTCGTGTCcggatttttgtttcatttgcatCGACCGCTGCCTTGCGTAACGTCGTTGGTGATAAAATGCCCTGTCGTAACAACGGGTTTAATAACGAGTTTCAAAACTATAAGAGTCGATGACGTCAATCGCTCTCATCATTCATTTTCACCCAAGGTATAAATGTGCAACAGAATTGCAACCAATatccacttttttttcttcttttaggaAGAAGAGGGTTGAGGCAAGGGAGTTTGAAGAATTTTCATTCCAAGCAAAAGAAGGTGGGGGGGGCGCTTCCGGCTACGAGTTGCAGACGTCACACATACGTTCCATACTACTGCCATTCGGAAATACCAAAGCGAATAGGTCATAGTACACCAAATCCGGTTTCTCATATTATGTAAACGCGTCCTGTTGTTGCGCAATTACACACGTACAACAAATTCTTCCTTAGCGAAGGAAAGTTTTTCGGTTAGGTCGATCTGGGTTAAAATTAGTTCGTGGTCTATTTTCCGTCTTACTTCGGGATGCGACAGAACCGTTTAACAGCACAGTATTTCTAACGTGTGCGACTGGCCTACTTTTTGCTTCGTGTTTCAGTGACAAATGATTCCGCCGCGCGAACACCCTTACAGTCATGAAATGAAACCACACGAAAGGCAACAGAAATTGATGCTTACACTTTTAGTTTTGATGGGATTTTACGTCCGACTACGATTGTTCCCCCTTTTATTTACTGACAGTTTAaatttattatcattatttatttattttttttttttatcaacagAGCCGCAATATGGTGACTGAGAGTCATTCACATCAGCATTCTCAGCAGATCCAGCACCAGCACGCACAGCGCAACGGGCGCTATTTGCAGCAGACGCCATCACACCATCAAGACGCTCACGAGGAACGCGCTATGGTGATTCAACAGCACCCGGCTTCCATTCCGATGTCTGGCGAGCCGCCACGCAACGGTTCGTCTGCAAACTCCCAGCAGCACGCCAATAGCGTTTCGCATCTCAACGCCGCCATGGAGGAAAGAGCGGTGGCTCTTCAAGCCGCGGCCGCCGTTGCCGCCGCCGTCACCGGATTTAATTCCGCCAATTTGTCGGTCGGTATGGACTTGTCCGGTCTCGTCCCAGTAGGTCTCATGAATCACTTGCAGCACAACAATGAGCAGCAGCAACATAACTcgccaaacaacaacaacaacaacaacagcaacagcaaccaGCAGAGGAAACAGCGCGAATTCATTCCGGATAATAAAAAAGACGACAGCTACTGGGATCGGCGGAGGCGCAACAACGAGGCGGCTAAACGTTCACGCGAGAAGCGTCGTCTCAACGACATGGTACTGGAGAGTCGCGTCCTGGAATTGACCAAGGATAATCACATCCTTCGCGCCCAGCTATCGGCCGTTCGCGACAAATACGGAATCAACCCAGATGCTCTCGTTTCGATTGACCAAGTTCTGGCCACTTTGCCGTCTCCTGATCAGGTCCTTAGTCTACCACGCCCTCGTTCTCGCCTCCTGTCCGGCATGAGTCCGTCTTTGGGTTCCGGTCGCGGTGGCGGATCGGTCTCGCCGTCGCCCAGCAATCGCAGCCTCTCACCGCCCATGTCACAGCAGTCACAAATGCATTCGCACCAGCCACATCACCAGCCGAATCAACATCAGCAACAGAGGCAGTCCGTTCTGATGTCGATGAACCGGGCACACAGGTCTCCTAGTCCGGTAGCGGTAGGACCAGGACAGGGTTCGGGTTCGGCATCTATGCAGCAGCAGCATTCGTACGCCAGCGGCCATCACCATCAGCAGCATCACCAGCACGGCTTTCGCTATCAACCTGCCGGAGAGTTGGCTGGAACGGGCGGCAATCACGCGTATCAGCATCAGCAGCAGCATCAACATGCACAGCATTCTCAGCCAATTAAAACTCAACAAAGAGTACTAGAGAGGTCTCTGCCGCCTCTTCCAGCACTGACTCCTGTGCCCGTCATTTCTCCCAATCACCAGCTGGAGATGGGAGGGTCATCAGTGGAAGGAGCTCACCATCA
This genomic window contains:
- the LOC116917603 gene encoding box A-binding factor isoform X1; its protein translation is MRHHVSRNMVTESHSHQHSQQIQHQHAQRNGRYLQQTPSHHQDAHEERAMVIQQHPASIPMSGEPPRNGSSANSQQHANSVSHLNAAMEERAVALQAAAAVAAAVTGFNSANLSVGMDLSGLVPVGLMNHLQHNNEQQQHNSPNNNNNNNSNSNQQRKQREFIPDNKKDDSYWDRRRRNNEAAKRSREKRRLNDMVLESRVLELTKDNHILRAQLSAVRDKYGINPDALVSIDQVLATLPSPDQVLSLPRPRSRLLSGMSPSLGSGRGGGSVSPSPSNRSLSPPMSQQSQMHSHQPHHQPNQHQQQRQSVLMSMNRAHRSPSPVAVGPGQGSGSASMQQQHSYASGHHHQQHHQHGFRYQPAGELAGTGGNHAYQHQQQHQHAQHSQPIKTQQRVLERSLPPLPALTPVPVISPNHQLEMGGSSVEGAHHHPLPGADRVGSNGNVAPVAAFFDLCSSSSSSSSSSSSSHPGSSSGDDGSHSPIDPAVAAGRVLPLKLRHKTHLGERDVAAATASAAAVLLTLNEIKHEPEGIEDSPSAVDSAVDSVSAEMNNNSMSDHHSQVHHHGLHHHANHHSHHHHQQQPQQQSHQNAQQHQQLQHPHHQHHLNSSGRRSTESSDDRDSGISSGGDWSLSRSSSRFSSSSSGSNASVSAIGSNNGNIVGHLYHAHHQHQPASKRMRMSPNSPVVDHQHQNEHPHMQHQQAVQRRFTAARASQQQQQQVMNNQEVDEEENDPASGIVHERLVLVGGNESSDENNDELRSHIARLASELESLKTMMLGGGGTSAAGSASAIRNCKSSSTNFRLH
- the LOC116917603 gene encoding box A-binding factor isoform X2, giving the protein MVTESHSHQHSQQIQHQHAQRNGRYLQQTPSHHQDAHEERAMVIQQHPASIPMSGEPPRNGSSANSQQHANSVSHLNAAMEERAVALQAAAAVAAAVTGFNSANLSVGMDLSGLVPVGLMNHLQHNNEQQQHNSPNNNNNNNSNSNQQRKQREFIPDNKKDDSYWDRRRRNNEAAKRSREKRRLNDMVLESRVLELTKDNHILRAQLSAVRDKYGINPDALVSIDQVLATLPSPDQVLSLPRPRSRLLSGMSPSLGSGRGGGSVSPSPSNRSLSPPMSQQSQMHSHQPHHQPNQHQQQRQSVLMSMNRAHRSPSPVAVGPGQGSGSASMQQQHSYASGHHHQQHHQHGFRYQPAGELAGTGGNHAYQHQQQHQHAQHSQPIKTQQRVLERSLPPLPALTPVPVISPNHQLEMGGSSVEGAHHHPLPGADRVGSNGNVAPVAAFFDLCSSSSSSSSSSSSSHPGSSSGDDGSHSPIDPAVAAGRVLPLKLRHKTHLGERDVAAATASAAAVLLTLNEIKHEPEGIEDSPSAVDSAVDSVSAEMNNNSMSDHHSQVHHHGLHHHANHHSHHHHQQQPQQQSHQNAQQHQQLQHPHHQHHLNSSGRRSTESSDDRDSGISSGGDWSLSRSSSRFSSSSSGSNASVSAIGSNNGNIVGHLYHAHHQHQPASKRMRMSPNSPVVDHQHQNEHPHMQHQQAVQRRFTAARASQQQQQQVMNNQEVDEEENDPASGIVHERLVLVGGNESSDENNDELRSHIARLASELESLKTMMLGGGGTSAAGSASAIRNCKSSSTNFRLH